The DNA sequence cgaagggagtaatatgcGTGAGattgagttagtagaatatgagctCTACGTGTTCTTATCATCTATATATCCTCAGTTTCATAACTCAATGATAGATGATGAAACCATTAAAGATTTAACATTTTCAAACTTTGTTTGACTCACTAGAGGCTCATGAAACAAAGAGATGTGTACAAATGAGATATCAAGCAACAAGGAGGGATTTGGTCCTATTTATCGAATTTCAATTCCATCTTTTCTGCAATTAATAGTATCTTGTTTAGAGGAGGGAAAAGAACAAGTGAGTAGAACCTCATAATGTAAgatcaattcaattcaatattcTACATATTTTGTTGTTAACCGAAGTTGTTGCTTTTCAGATTTTGGGATCAAATCTcgaaattttgagaaattttgaGAGTTGCAACTCACACACAACCATGTCCCCGAAAACTGGCTTGAAACTTCAAGGtagacctgcccaaggtttaccgaaccgGCAGTTAAAACCGAAACTGTAACCGTCGGttgcggttccgaaccgaaaccgtgagaatttacccgaaccgaaaccgtcgatttttgaaccgtggttcggttcaggttcaaaaaatttcgaaccgaaaccgtgccggaaccgcaaaaaaccGCCGGAAAACCGTGAAACTAAAccggaaccgcaaaaaactggtggttcggaaccgtgaaaaaccgtaAAAAAACCACcggaaaaccgccggttccgaaccgaaaccaaaaccggcggttttggaaccggaaccgtaaccgcgaaacaccctcgcggttcggttccggttcaacaatttccaaaaccggaaccggcggttccgaaccgtaaccgccggttcctgaaccgtgggcacctctatAAGGGGGAGAAGTGTTTTACCAACTAGACGCTCTTCGTCGTCGAGGAATGAACACTCTATCATTGCTTAAATAATTATGGTACAATTCCTTGCTGCTAAGACATCACAATTTACATTTCCAAATGCCAAATTTATACATTGGCTTATTTTCTGATTCAATAATCGTATCACAATAACTACAGTTGGAAATACGTGTCAAACCTCTGTATTCAGGAGAGGGAGCTCTTCTTTTGGTGTACAAGACAAATCTAAACATTCCTTTGATCACTGTGAAGTTCTCTGCCACCCAACGAGATAGAGGTTGTTCTTTACATGTATTGCCTGCGAACAGATAATCAGAAATCAAGATTTCAAAAAGAACATACCTGGGGTGGATAACACGATGCAAAAACTAGTATGAATAGATCAAAGTGTGGTAAAGAACATTTTTGCTTATGTTATCTCAAAAAGGACTAGCAAACTACACCAGCCTATGCATCCACAGTTGCATGAACCGCGCTTACATGGCTAGATGTTCTGTTGTTGCTAGTTTGTTTTAATGCGGCAGGGTTAAACTAGGGGCAAGTAATTTTCCACTTGAATTTCggtaaatatgtaaatatcaAAATCTGTGAGTTTTATAGCACAAGTTTAACAATATGAAGAAATATACAGAGAATATAaggaaaatatcatttttcatgCCAATATCGATCTTCATATCGATATATCCGCCAATATATAGTAAGATgcaatactaatattttcataaacaCCACGTTTTCATCCTTGGTGGGAGGGTTAGTTTCAAGTACTGAATAGGATCCTTACACTGAAATATCAAGACGCAATTATGTTCTGTATATACAGAAACAGAGTCGTTTGTTATTATTctgatgtcaaaatttggagaTAAAACCACACCTATTAGAACTAAGGTTTTCAACTACAGTTCCCAGAGACCAAAAGAATCTGATCATCTATGGAGACTCGAGATATTAGTCAACAATCATAAAGTCTACTACAGCACGCTGACAATTAATCCGTTTGACAACTATCATATCTACTTATAGCACCCTGAAAATTAATCCTTTTGAAAATCTATCAAATCTGCTTATATAGTCACTCTGACAATCTTGATGGACAACTAAGACGGATCAGTTCCAAAGTTGTTATGAACCTACTTAGGAACTCGTAGAAACTTTAGGAGGCACAATAATTATAGGAATAGAGGACATAAAAGGTAGAAGTTGGGTGAGGGATGGCACTTTCTCTTCCTCATTTTCTAGTCCGTGGCTTAGGCAACTAAAGACTCTATAATACTATcctaaatttatttcattatttaacaGAAACTTTTTATTCTTGAAACAAAATGGTTCATGGATAAAAAGCAACCGAATAACCTCATATTATACTATAAGCTATTTGAGATATAAAGACATCATTACATGATTTTATGAGATAGAAGCATGTTGTTCAGCTCAATTTCCTTATACTTGTGAAATGAGAGTTATACATTTTGttatagaaataattatattggAAATGAACATTTCCAAAAAACATGACACATCCTAATATTTTCATAAGACCAGAAAAGGCAGATGCAATAATTGCAAGATAGGCACCATACCTTGGAGAGGATAGTGCGTACGAGGAATTTGAGAATCCAGAATATACATTTGAGTATGTCTTGGTCAGATACGCAAAGTTGGAGATTGGTGATAGAGAAGGAACCCTTTCTCCTTTCCTTAGAAGATCTGCCAAGTTGAGCCTTTGCAAGGTCAACACTGCCTGGGATTCCTTCCATATAAAAACAAGCAACCCATTTTGAATAGCAAAGAGTGAACCAGGCTTAGAACCTGGATATCTGAACCCATACCCATTTGCAATACCTTCTCCCACAAAAGACTGCTTAACGTCAATATGATTGGAGTCTTCATCAGTATCCCACGGAAATGTATCTGGCGATGGCTGAGCTGTGTTCACTATAAACATAGCCGAGCCATTAGGATGCAAAACATAGGATGTACCTTCTAATATCTTGGTAGCAATCATCAGCTGCTGACCTTCAGACTCTTCAtaagatattaaaataaagaagagagCCTTCCCAGGCTTGTCTTCAGACGGAATCCCAGGAGGCCAACCAAAAGTACCACCCCATAAACCAGCATATTCGTGACTTGCCTTTGGAGTCCGTAAAGGCAATTTATAGAGAGCATATCGGCTATCATGCATATTAGGCCATGCTCTATACGAAGATAATTTCATGGATGCAGCACGCAAGCTCAACCCTATTGTATGATCCGATCGCAGAAATTCATGAAGTTGTAAATGTTTACTCTCGCCGCTGGAAGCAGTTTTCTTCTGACCTTCACGATTACCATTTGTTGAGCTTGATTTCCCTAGTATCTGTTTAAGACCATTCTTCAGAAATCCAGAAAGTGTCTTACCCTTAGGGCAATGAGCTTGATCCACATCCTCTGCCTGTGAAGCATGATAGCCACTTGGACAGTTGAGCCTCTTGCATACCTCACTTGTTCCGATTTCTGTAGGATTTAGAGGAAGTTCTGAATCAGACCCAAGATCATGATTCCCACCACCACGCTTATACATTTGCAAAAGCAGCAATCTCCTTTCAcataagactgcaatatcatTCTGCAAATCTGCCTCATTACTTCTCGAGCGAGGAAACAAGAGCAAATTTGCTGTCTCTGGCACAGCTTGACGGACTTGGCTAGTAACAAGATCGAGAAGCCTTCTCCTATCACCAAATCCCAAACGGCTAAAAGTCAATCCAGTGCCTTTCTGCCCAGCTACTCTCTGCGACTTAGAAACTCCACTGTCCAATCTAGATAACCTACTCGCTACCTCCTTGTCTACTTCATACGCAAAGCTCTTACTGTGTGCCAATTTTCCTCCACTTCTTTGATGCCTAGGCTCCACCTCAAGCAAAAGCACATTACAGTTCCTATCAACTGATCTTAGCAAACCAGGACAAACATAATCAACTTCTCGTTCCCTCCcatgtaaaaaaaatgctgGGGTTCCCTCGTAATTGCAAATAATTTCAAACACAGGTGCCCACAAAATAGGACCATCTTTAAGACCCAAAGGACCCACCTCCTGAGGGATTATCCGGCACCCAACAAGCGAACAAAAACCAGGCATAACATAAAGCACGTTGCCAAGCTCAGGGTTTTGGTGAACCCAAATCCCAATCAACGGACGAACATTCACCAAGAACCGGCAAAGGGCCATGTACGAACACACACCCTTTCTCCACTCAACAAGGGTACTACATGGAACTAGCCCCAGCTTATCACATTGTGATAGCCATACTTTATCAGAGCCTACAACGGCATGGAGATCTCGGCAGCTAAGACCGAGACTACACACATCCCTCACAGAGAGGGAGTTTGTAATCACAGAAAATATATCATCAGGCAGAGCTAAAAGCATGCCTGACACACAGTGATCAGGCAACATAACACACTTCAACTATCTACCCCCAAAACCCTCAAATTACAACACTAAATCCAACTGAAATGTGCAAGATCAATAAAATCACAGAAATCCAATGGGCGATTCGAACCACAACTTGATAAATTGTGACAACAAATCGACATAATACACTTCAACTATCTAGCCCCAAAACCCTCAAATTCCCTCACTTAATACAACACTAAATCCGACTGAAATtgcaaaatcaataaaatcacAGAAATCCAATAAGCGATTCGAACCACGACTTGATAAATTGTGAGAACAAATCAATTAATCCGATAATCAGCAACAAACAGAAGTCAATACAACCAGACCTGGAAAGGAATCAAATGGGCATGCATCAGATTCCGAATACAAAAAATTGACCTCGATTGTTTGAACTCGAGATTGGTAGTGGCGCACAGAGTCTTCCACCAAATGAAGGGTATTGGTATTTGTAGGTCAAGCTTTTTGTTCAGAGTTTGTCAAAAGTGAATGATGATTGGATTGAtagtgaagaagaaagaggaaGAATGTCGAAATGGGAACAGTGAAAAGCTATCAAAGAGCGGATTTTTGATTTGTGGGGTTGCTCTCTCGCT is a window from the Salvia hispanica cultivar TCC Black 2014 chromosome 1, UniMelb_Shisp_WGS_1.0, whole genome shotgun sequence genome containing:
- the LOC125201191 gene encoding F-box protein At5g39450 produces the protein MLPDHCVSGMLLALPDDIFSVITNSLSVRDVCSLGLSCRDLHAVVGSDKVWLSQCDKLGLVPCSTLVEWRKGVCSYMALCRFLVNVRPLIGIWVHQNPELGNVLYVMPGFCSLVGCRIIPQEVGPLGLKDGPILWAPVFEIICNYEGTPAFFLHGREREVDYVCPGLLRSVDRNCNVLLLEVEPRHQRSGGKLAHSKSFAYEVDKEVASRLSRLDSGVSKSQRVAGQKGTGLTFSRLGFGDRRRLLDLVTSQVRQAVPETANLLLFPRSRSNEADLQNDIAVLCERRLLLLQMYKRGGGNHDLGSDSELPLNPTEIGTSEVCKRLNCPSGYHASQAEDVDQAHCPKGKTLSGFLKNGLKQILGKSSSTNGNREGQKKTASSGESKHLQLHEFLRSDHTIGLSLRAASMKLSSYRAWPNMHDSRYALYKLPLRTPKASHEYAGLWGGTFGWPPGIPSEDKPGKALFFILISYEESEGQQLMIATKILEGTSYVLHPNGSAMFIVNTAQPSPDTFPWDTDEDSNHIDVKQSFVGEGIANGYGFRYPGSKPGSLFAIQNGLLVFIWKESQAVLTLQRLNLADLLRKGERVPSLSPISNFAYLTKTYSNVYSGFSNSSYALSSPRQYM